One part of the Mytilus trossulus isolate FHL-02 chromosome 11, PNRI_Mtr1.1.1.hap1, whole genome shotgun sequence genome encodes these proteins:
- the LOC134689863 gene encoding zinc finger MYM-type protein 2-like, translating into MTTKRWSNSSIQNIDDAMDALVEDYFHYDDLSNREAEYIKRNLADVNGEGNLILEEVDSANFNFPNEILQDIENAQNHEIDESDKENSSSSKRFRSVTDEDTDSFLALSVNKNTKTKTKSDLNVMLDFFISVGEMRDSVEIPAKDLDSLLSRFFLGVLKKNGDEYEPDSLSSMFNSLDRHLKDSKSSISIKKDPEFNHTRRVLEAKRKALKSLGKGSKPNRAEPLTTEEIQILREKGVIGTQNPDALLNAVFLNNATYFGLRGRQDYVNMTWGDVKLKVTSDGKEYLEFNERSTKTRSGAKSRDFRDITPKIFGEGGSNCPIHVYKEYKRHRPQDTLTDEHRFYLRPLDNKHEEIWYTRQTIGKDKLGKMVKNMAEKGDLQGRKVNHSGRKTFATTLLQNGRPANEVAQLGGWKGISTLTHYSVPSIEQQQQASHTISKVMLPNSDLQTTSDSEEPCELSNSNTLVHNNLNANVSNTNNQTANKHDNPMAMFAGATITGGVFNINIYSGERKNTINCSQEL; encoded by the exons ATGACAACAAAACGATGGAGCAATAGCTCTATACAAAATATAGATGATGCGATGGATGCGTTAGTTGAAGACTATTTTCACTACGACGATTTATCTAATAGGGAGGCAGAGTACATCAAGAGAAATCTCGCGGATGTCAATGGGGAAGGAAATTTGATTCTGGAAGAAGTTGATTCAGCGAATTTCAACTTCCCAAATGAAATTCTGCAGGACATTGAAAATGCACAGAATCATGAGATTGACGAATCAGACAAAGAAAATAGCTCGAGTAGCAAGAGGTTTCGCTCTGTCACTGATGAAGACACTGACTCTTTTCTAGCTTTAAGTGTTAACAAGaacacaaaaactaaaacaaagaGTGACTTGAACGTGATGCTGGATTTTTTCATATCTGTTGGAGAAATGCGTGATTCAGTGGAAATACCTGCCAAAGACTTGGACAGTCTGTTATCAAGATTTTTTCTTGGAGTCCTGAAGAAAAATGGTGACGAATATGAGCCTGACTCTTTATCCTCTATGTTCAACAGCTTGGATAGACATTTGAAGGACTCAAAAAGTAGTATAAG TATTAAAAAGGATCCTGAGTTCAACCACACAAGACGGGTATTAGAAGCGAAGCGAAAGGCATTAAAGTCATTGGGCAAGGGCAGTAAGCCAAACAGAGCTGAACCTTTGACGACTGAGGAAATCCAAATCTTGAGGGAGAAAGGCGTTATTGGAACAc aAAACCCTGATGCATTACTGAATGCTGtgtttttaaataatgcaaCATACTTTGGTCTACGAGGTCGACAAGACTATGTTAACATGACATGGGGAGATGTCAAGTTAAAAGTTACATCTGATGGAAAGGAGTATTTGGAATTTAATG AAAGAAGCACCAAAACCCGTAGTGGAGCAAAAAGCAGGGATTTCCGGGATATTACGCCAAAGATTTTCGGGGAAGGAGGAAGTAATTGCCCTATTCATGTTTACAAGGAATACAAACGGCATAGACCTCAAGACACATTAACTGATGAACATAGATTTTATTTGAGGCCTTTAGATAATAAACATGAGGAAATATGGTACACTCGCCAAACCATAGGCAAAGATAAATTAggtaaaatggtaaaaaatatgGCAGAAAAAGGAGATCTTCAAGGAAGAAAGGTTAATCATTCGGGACGTAAAACTTTTGCTACCACACTTCTTCAAAATGGTAGACCTGCCAATGAAGTTGCTCAATTAGGAGGCTGGAAAGGCATTAGTACCTTAACTCATTATTCAGTACCGTCTATTGAACAACAGCAACAAGCTTCTCACACAATATCTAAGGTCATGTTGCCGAACTCAGATTTACAGACGACATCAGATTCAGAGGAACCTTGTGAACTTTCAAACTCAAATACATTAGttcataataatttaaatgcaaatgtatcaaatacaaataatcaaacTGCTAACAAACATGACAACCCAATGGCCATGTTTGCAGGTGCAACTATAACAGGTGGTGTTTTCAATATTAACATATACTCAGGGGAAAGAAAGAATACTATAAACTGCAGCCAAGAGCTTTAA